One Streptomyces coeruleorubidus DNA segment encodes these proteins:
- a CDS encoding PhzF family phenazine biosynthesis protein, which yields MGTYEYVVADVFTDVPLEGNPTAVFVDSVGIPPERMQRIAQEMHLSETVFVLPAEDDGDVRVRIFTPVNELPFAGHPTLGTAIVLGESNAAETIRMETAMGTVAFRLERAGDGRVGAARMTQPIPTWELYDHADELLAGLGLAASTCTLPVEVYCNGPRHVFVGLDSVAALSGLEPDQRILARLPDMAANCFAGSGSRWRLRMFSPAYGVVEDAATGSAAGSLAVHLARHGLIPFGEWIEIRQGVEIDRPSTMRARATGTSERIESVQVAGSAVVVARGTLYA from the coding sequence ATGGGTACATATGAGTACGTGGTAGCCGACGTCTTCACCGACGTCCCGCTGGAAGGCAACCCGACCGCGGTCTTCGTGGATTCCGTCGGTATTCCTCCCGAGCGCATGCAGCGGATCGCACAGGAGATGCACCTGTCGGAGACCGTTTTCGTCCTCCCCGCGGAAGACGACGGTGATGTACGGGTCCGGATCTTCACCCCGGTGAACGAGTTGCCGTTCGCCGGGCATCCGACCCTGGGTACCGCCATCGTGCTCGGCGAGTCGAACGCGGCGGAGACGATCCGGATGGAGACCGCCATGGGCACTGTGGCGTTCCGTCTTGAGCGGGCCGGCGACGGCCGGGTCGGCGCGGCCCGCATGACGCAACCCATCCCCACGTGGGAGCTCTACGACCATGCGGACGAGTTGCTCGCCGGTCTCGGTCTGGCGGCGTCCACCTGCACCCTGCCGGTCGAGGTCTACTGCAACGGACCGCGGCACGTGTTCGTCGGCCTGGACAGCGTGGCTGCGCTCTCCGGTCTGGAGCCGGACCAGAGGATTCTCGCCAGGCTTCCCGATATGGCCGCCAACTGCTTCGCGGGTTCGGGTTCGCGATGGAGGCTGCGGATGTTCTCGCCCGCCTATGGCGTGGTGGAGGACGCGGCCACCGGCTCGGCCGCCGGCTCTCTCGCGGTACACCTGGCCCGGCACGGTCTGATCCCGTTCGGGGAGTGGATCGAGATCCGCCAGGGTGTCGAGATCGACCGTCCTTCGACTATGCGGGCTCGGGCCACGGGGACGTCGGAACGGATCGAGTCGGTCCAGGTGGCGGGATCCGCCGTCGTCGTCGCCCGGGGAACGCTGTACGCGTAG
- a CDS encoding replication-associated recombination protein A: MTAEEQGLFELPTSDTLSDTPPAEPVRATAPLAVRMRPRTLDEVVGQAHLLRPGAPLRRLVEGGEAASLLLYGPPGTGKTTIARLLAAVDTRHFVALSALSSGVKELREVINDARRRHRHNRRTVLFIDEVHRFSKTQQDALLGAVEDRLVLLVAATTENPSFSVVSPLLSRLLVLQLQSLSEDEVRELLRRAVTDQRGLGGSVSLSAEAEDALVRLAAGDARSALTALEASADGVADTGGMVIDVPAVERAIAETTVRYDRQGDQHYDVISAFIKSIRGSDPDAALHYLARMLVAGEDPRFVARRLLVHASEDVGLADPTALQAAVAAAQTVQLIGMPEARLALAQATVHLALAPKSNTVIVGIDEAMADVRAGAVGEVPAHLRYGRYTGAAELGNAVGYRYPHATSDGVLEQQYPPDALVGKDYYRPTQHGGERTLRERLTKLRRAVRGG, from the coding sequence ATGACTGCCGAGGAGCAGGGGCTGTTCGAGTTACCGACGTCCGACACCCTGTCCGACACCCCGCCCGCCGAGCCCGTGCGGGCCACCGCGCCGTTGGCGGTGCGGATGCGGCCGCGCACGCTCGATGAGGTCGTCGGCCAGGCGCACTTGCTGCGTCCCGGCGCCCCTCTGCGGCGGCTGGTCGAGGGCGGGGAGGCGGCGTCGCTGTTGCTCTACGGCCCGCCGGGCACCGGGAAGACCACGATTGCGCGCCTGCTCGCCGCCGTCGATACCCGGCACTTCGTCGCCCTCTCCGCGCTGTCCAGCGGAGTCAAGGAACTGCGCGAGGTGATCAACGACGCGCGCCGTCGCCACCGTCACAACCGGCGAACCGTGCTGTTCATCGACGAGGTGCACCGCTTCTCCAAGACGCAGCAGGATGCGTTGCTCGGCGCTGTCGAGGACAGGCTTGTGTTGCTCGTTGCCGCCACCACGGAGAACCCGTCGTTCTCGGTGGTGTCGCCGCTGCTCTCGCGGTTGCTGGTGTTGCAGCTCCAGTCGCTGAGCGAGGACGAGGTCCGCGAGCTGCTGCGGCGGGCGGTGACGGATCAGCGCGGCCTCGGCGGTTCGGTCTCGCTGTCGGCCGAGGCCGAGGACGCCCTGGTGCGCCTTGCCGCCGGCGACGCCCGTAGCGCGCTGACCGCGCTGGAGGCGAGTGCCGACGGGGTGGCTGACACGGGCGGCATGGTGATTGACGTGCCGGCCGTGGAGCGGGCCATCGCCGAGACCACTGTGCGCTACGACCGGCAGGGCGACCAGCACTACGACGTCATCAGCGCGTTCATCAAGTCGATCCGCGGTTCGGACCCCGACGCCGCGCTGCATTACCTGGCCCGCATGCTCGTGGCAGGGGAGGACCCGCGGTTCGTCGCGCGGCGGCTGCTGGTGCACGCCAGTGAGGACGTCGGGCTGGCCGACCCGACAGCGCTGCAGGCGGCCGTCGCCGCGGCGCAGACGGTCCAGCTGATCGGGATGCCCGAGGCTCGTCTCGCCCTGGCGCAGGCCACCGTGCATCTGGCCCTGGCGCCGAAGTCGAACACGGTGATCGTCGGGATCGACGAGGCCATGGCGGACGTCCGAGCGGGCGCCGTCGGTGAGGTGCCCGCTCACCTGCGGTACGGCCGCTACACAGGCGCCGCGGAGCTGGGCAACGCGGTCGGCTACCGCTATCCCCACGCCACGTCCGACGGAGTCCTGGAGCAGCAGTACCCGCCGGACGCACTGGTGGGCAAGGACTACTACCGCCCCACGCAGCACGGCGGGGAACGCACCCTTCGCGAGCGCCTCACCAAGCTCCGCCGTGCGGTCCGCGGCGGGTAG
- a CDS encoding RNA polymerase sigma factor, with protein MTKDLNDKHAPTPAVLDPAAFEPLVERHSVGLHGYFARRAPSAADDLLAELWLQAYATRHGFDPDRGSVRAWLFGVARNVLSAHWRRLAASRPPGPAGSSGADDPWEAVDDRLVAAAMAPRLRATLAELPPDERELLLLVAWEQLTPSEAAAVVGIPAATARTRLHRARNRMRSGASRELTGGPT; from the coding sequence GTGACCAAGGACCTGAACGACAAGCATGCGCCGACCCCTGCAGTGCTGGACCCGGCAGCCTTCGAGCCGCTGGTCGAGCGACATTCGGTGGGCCTGCACGGCTACTTCGCGCGCCGCGCGCCGTCAGCCGCCGACGACCTGCTCGCCGAGCTGTGGCTCCAGGCGTACGCGACGCGACACGGTTTCGATCCCGACCGGGGGTCCGTACGAGCCTGGCTGTTCGGCGTGGCCAGAAACGTCCTGTCCGCGCACTGGCGGCGGCTCGCGGCATCCCGGCCGCCGGGCCCGGCGGGATCGAGCGGGGCCGACGATCCCTGGGAGGCGGTCGACGACCGGCTCGTCGCCGCCGCGATGGCCCCGCGACTGCGCGCGACTCTCGCTGAACTGCCCCCGGACGAACGCGAGTTGCTGCTCCTGGTCGCCTGGGAGCAGCTGACGCCGAGCGAGGCCGCGGCCGTGGTCGGCATACCCGCCGCGACGGCTCGCACTCGACTGCACCGCGCCCGCAACCGCATGCGCTCCGGCGCCTCCCGCGAGCTGACAGGCGGCCCCACGTGA
- a CDS encoding ATP-binding cassette domain-containing protein: MTVTDASTDNAKSPPPPPPATITFEGKFGKNPLADAGFTAMCRRLPAVLGHTARMAWAVDRTGVVLLLACQLLTGGAAAVVLAFTAQAMTHILGTGTVSERLHAALPALIVVTTAAAIGRISGALSSYADGRITPLLTTEADIALVTAVCRVESSAYGEDGFADRQEAAEIGVTRTRLMVQDAQRFMSALIRMVAASGVVTTLHPLLLPLLLLAVLPAGAGAVLSARVDYETHYLNLGDRNVRSMMRWWATYSRFGDEVRANGMTGYLTYWYRALSDRIDERTLTAAPRMLRITLGTSALGGVFLLCTWTTLAWLAATGRIALPVAATAVVAVQTTLAALSQFVIHGAAMFHTSLYLADMRSFLDMASERAPRRGDLAVPERVDEIRLDEVVYQYPGKEEPAVAGVSLTLRRGEILAVVGENGSGKSTLTKLITGILLADKGRVLWDDTDLAQADPDAVWKRTALVPQNFAAWPLRARENITLGQPRTLDDGPVWDVVDAVGMREAIGKLPQQLDTLLAKELWGGAELSGGQWQRLACGRALYRRTPLLILDEPTSQMDARGEHAIFLEIKRIAAERMTIVVTHQLENTKLADRIIVMDQGRVIEQGTYEELANAGGLFAELVSLSQDR; the protein is encoded by the coding sequence ATGACGGTCACCGACGCCTCGACCGACAACGCGAAGTCGCCGCCCCCTCCACCCCCGGCCACCATCACCTTCGAGGGCAAGTTCGGCAAGAACCCGCTGGCAGACGCCGGCTTCACCGCGATGTGCCGACGTCTGCCCGCCGTGCTCGGGCACACGGCCCGGATGGCGTGGGCCGTCGACAGGACCGGCGTCGTGCTGCTCCTCGCCTGCCAGTTGCTGACCGGCGGCGCGGCCGCCGTCGTCCTCGCGTTCACCGCACAGGCGATGACCCACATCCTCGGCACCGGCACCGTGTCCGAACGCCTGCACGCCGCGCTGCCCGCCCTGATCGTCGTGACGACGGCCGCCGCCATCGGCCGAATCAGCGGCGCCCTGTCCTCGTACGCCGACGGACGCATCACCCCGCTGCTGACGACCGAAGCGGACATCGCGCTGGTGACCGCCGTGTGCCGCGTGGAGTCGAGCGCCTACGGCGAGGACGGATTCGCCGACCGGCAGGAGGCCGCCGAAATCGGCGTCACCCGGACCCGGCTGATGGTGCAGGACGCTCAGCGGTTCATGTCCGCCCTCATCCGCATGGTCGCCGCGAGCGGGGTCGTCACGACGCTGCACCCGCTGCTGCTGCCCCTGCTCCTGCTGGCCGTCCTCCCGGCCGGCGCCGGAGCCGTCCTGTCGGCACGCGTCGACTACGAGACCCACTACCTCAACCTCGGCGACCGCAACGTGCGCTCCATGATGCGCTGGTGGGCCACCTACTCCCGCTTCGGCGACGAGGTCCGCGCCAACGGCATGACCGGCTACCTCACCTACTGGTACCGCGCCCTGTCCGACCGGATCGACGAGCGCACCCTGACCGCTGCCCCGCGCATGCTGCGCATCACCCTCGGCACCAGCGCCCTGGGCGGGGTCTTCCTGCTGTGCACCTGGACCACGCTGGCCTGGCTGGCCGCCACCGGCCGCATCGCCCTGCCCGTCGCGGCCACCGCCGTGGTCGCCGTCCAGACCACACTGGCCGCGCTCTCCCAGTTCGTCATCCACGGCGCCGCGATGTTCCACACCTCGCTCTACCTCGCCGACATGCGGTCCTTCCTCGACATGGCGAGTGAGCGCGCACCCAGGCGCGGGGACCTGGCCGTCCCGGAACGAGTGGACGAGATCCGCCTCGACGAGGTCGTCTACCAGTATCCCGGCAAGGAGGAACCCGCCGTCGCAGGCGTATCGCTCACGCTGCGGCGCGGCGAGATCCTGGCCGTCGTCGGCGAGAACGGCTCGGGCAAGTCGACCCTGACCAAACTCATCACCGGCATCCTGCTCGCCGACAAGGGCCGCGTCCTGTGGGACGACACCGACCTCGCCCAGGCCGACCCCGACGCCGTGTGGAAACGCACCGCGCTCGTCCCGCAGAACTTCGCCGCCTGGCCCCTGCGCGCCCGCGAGAACATCACCCTCGGCCAGCCCCGGACGCTCGACGACGGGCCGGTGTGGGACGTCGTCGACGCCGTCGGCATGCGCGAGGCGATCGGGAAACTGCCCCAGCAGCTCGACACCCTCCTCGCCAAAGAGCTGTGGGGCGGCGCCGAGTTGTCAGGCGGGCAGTGGCAACGCCTCGCATGCGGCCGCGCCCTCTACAGGCGGACCCCGCTCCTGATCCTGGACGAACCGACCTCGCAGATGGACGCCCGCGGCGAGCACGCCATCTTCCTGGAGATCAAGCGGATCGCCGCCGAGCGCATGACGATCGTCGTCACCCACCAGCTCGAGAACACCAAGCTCGCCGACCGCATCATCGTCATGGACCAGGGCCGCGTCATCGAACAGGGCACGTACGAGGAACTGGCGAACGCCGGAGGCCTGTTCGCGGAACTCGTCTCCCTGTCCCAGGACCGGTGA
- a CDS encoding SDR family NAD(P)-dependent oxidoreductase — protein sequence MPPDHDGPSATRPHPGELNRQSADRSCGRVGNRIALSGFAGAISRDRAKLDDLVGTLTAEGITAAAFPADVLDRDALTQALKDAATRFGGIDVLEYSPVGTFGVTTLTAPAGTEPSHVEFEMNFQLYGAITATQAVLPAMREAGAGTLLYTTGAGSIWPDPRVANVNAAAAALRNWAMNLHKELADAGTGIQAAHVGIDASIGVSVIPGLEATKPERISPLYWELHTTKRDQAELVSKL from the coding sequence CTGCCACCTGATCATGACGGTCCATCTGCCACCCGGCCCCATCCCGGCGAGCTGAACCGCCAGAGTGCCGATCGCTCGTGTGGTCGCGTCGGTAACCGGATTGCCCTATCCGGATTCGCTGGTGCGATCTCCCGCGACCGCGCCAAGCTCGACGACCTCGTCGGCACGCTGACCGCCGAGGGCATCACCGCCGCCGCGTTCCCCGCGGACGTACTCGACCGCGACGCGCTCACCCAGGCGCTCAAGGACGCCGCCACGCGGTTCGGCGGCATCGACGTACTGGAGTACTCCCCGGTGGGGACCTTCGGCGTCACCACGCTGACCGCTCCGGCCGGGACCGAGCCGTCTCACGTGGAGTTCGAGATGAACTTCCAGCTGTACGGCGCCATCACCGCCACCCAGGCCGTGCTGCCCGCGATGCGGGAGGCCGGCGCGGGCACCCTGCTCTACACCACCGGCGCCGGATCCATCTGGCCCGACCCGAGGGTCGCCAACGTCAACGCCGCCGCCGCGGCCCTGCGCAACTGGGCGATGAACCTGCACAAGGAACTGGCCGACGCAGGCACCGGCATCCAGGCCGCCCATGTCGGTATCGACGCGTCGATCGGCGTCTCCGTCATCCCCGGGCTGGAGGCGACCAAGCCCGAGCGGATCTCCCCCCTCTACTGGGAACTGCACACCACCAAGCGCGACCAGGCGGAGCTCGTCTCCAAGCTCTGA
- a CDS encoding helix-turn-helix domain-containing protein translates to MAEAAAALRTVAHNVRAARIRAGLTLEELSRRAQVSKGALVGLEKAQGNPNLATLVRLADTLGISVSALMQGPPAGRVRVVSAEAVAPLWTGERGSEARLMLTTSGPAPVEVWRWRLEPDEEYPSHPHQGGVVETVSVTSGRMTLIVDGTEHTVEAGQTATFDGDTPHTYRGAGTQTCHLIMTVHLPPGPIPAS, encoded by the coding sequence GTGGCCGAGGCAGCCGCAGCCCTGCGGACGGTCGCACACAACGTCCGGGCGGCCCGCATCCGCGCGGGCCTGACGCTGGAGGAACTCAGCCGGCGCGCCCAGGTCAGCAAGGGCGCCCTGGTGGGACTCGAGAAAGCCCAGGGCAACCCCAACCTCGCCACCCTGGTCCGGCTGGCCGACACCCTGGGCATCTCGGTGTCCGCCCTGATGCAGGGACCGCCCGCAGGCCGCGTCCGTGTCGTGTCCGCAGAGGCCGTGGCCCCCTTGTGGACCGGAGAGCGGGGCAGCGAGGCCCGGCTGATGCTGACGACGTCAGGGCCCGCGCCGGTCGAGGTCTGGCGCTGGCGGCTGGAACCGGACGAGGAATACCCGAGCCACCCCCACCAGGGCGGAGTGGTGGAAACCGTCAGCGTCACCTCCGGCCGGATGACCCTGATCGTCGACGGCACCGAGCACACCGTCGAGGCGGGCCAGACCGCCACGTTCGACGGCGACACCCCGCACACCTACCGCGGTGCGGGCACCCAGACCTGCCACCTGATCATGACGGTCCATCTGCCACCCGGCCCCATCCCGGCGAGCTGA
- a CDS encoding B3/B4 domain-containing protein: MPTFHLTPAVADAFPDTLIALVTATGLRGHEPWPHTATAVADLEQQLADGTWQPADETDPRIEAWHTAYRSFGTNPRRIRPSVDALGRRLAKKGTLPRINPAVDSYNAVSVRHGLPAGAFDLAHVAGDVAIRYADGTESFTPLGEPDTVEHPKPGEIIYADTTGVLTRHWNHRDAHRTRVTEDSTHVAFVLETLHATRDGDLLKAAAEELQGLLAPHAAQTAASYLSPAGPRTTT, encoded by the coding sequence ATGCCCACCTTCCACCTCACCCCCGCCGTCGCGGACGCCTTCCCCGACACCCTCATCGCCCTGGTTACCGCCACCGGCCTGCGCGGCCACGAACCCTGGCCCCACACCGCAACCGCCGTGGCGGACCTGGAGCAGCAACTCGCCGACGGCACCTGGCAGCCCGCCGACGAGACCGACCCCCGCATCGAGGCCTGGCACACCGCCTACCGCTCCTTCGGCACCAACCCCCGCCGCATCCGCCCGAGCGTCGACGCGCTCGGCCGCCGCCTCGCCAAGAAGGGCACGCTGCCGCGCATCAACCCGGCCGTCGACTCCTACAACGCCGTCTCCGTCCGCCACGGCCTGCCCGCCGGCGCCTTCGACCTGGCCCACGTCGCCGGGGACGTCGCCATCCGTTACGCGGACGGCACCGAGTCCTTCACCCCGCTCGGCGAACCCGACACCGTCGAGCACCCCAAGCCCGGCGAGATCATCTACGCGGACACCACCGGCGTCCTGACCCGCCACTGGAACCACCGCGACGCCCACCGCACCCGCGTCACCGAGGACTCCACACACGTCGCCTTCGTCCTCGAAACCCTCCACGCGACCCGCGACGGCGATCTCCTCAAGGCCGCGGCGGAGGAGCTCCAGGGCCTGCTCGCCCCGCACGCCGCACAGACCGCCGCGTCCTACCTCAGCCCGGCCGGACCCCGGACCACCACCTGA
- a CDS encoding FMN-binding negative transcriptional regulator — protein MYLPKHFVPDEASVRELLDHHGASDLITMTAEGLVATLLPFEYDPDAGEHGALVGHMARGNDQWRRPVQGEAMVIVRGPEAYVTPSWYPAKAEHHRVVPTWNYITAHVYGQLVVHDDPAWIESQVRRLTDRHEAGRAEPWSVDQAPAKFVERQLRGIVGVEVVISRVEAKFKLSQNQPQNNIEGVVAGLEARDRPDDAAVAAAVRAHNPHAAVVGRRER, from the coding sequence ATGTACCTCCCCAAGCACTTCGTCCCCGACGAGGCCTCGGTCCGTGAACTGCTGGACCACCACGGCGCGTCCGACCTGATCACCATGACCGCCGAGGGCCTCGTGGCCACCCTGCTGCCTTTCGAGTACGACCCGGACGCCGGCGAACACGGCGCCCTCGTCGGCCACATGGCGCGCGGCAACGACCAGTGGCGTCGGCCGGTGCAGGGCGAGGCCATGGTGATCGTCCGCGGGCCCGAGGCGTACGTGACACCGTCGTGGTATCCGGCCAAGGCGGAGCACCACCGGGTGGTGCCGACCTGGAACTACATCACCGCGCACGTGTACGGGCAGTTGGTCGTGCACGACGACCCGGCCTGGATCGAGAGCCAGGTACGCCGCCTGACCGACCGGCATGAAGCCGGGCGCGCCGAACCCTGGTCCGTCGACCAGGCCCCGGCGAAGTTCGTGGAGCGGCAACTGCGCGGCATCGTCGGCGTCGAGGTGGTCATCAGCCGTGTCGAGGCCAAGTTCAAGCTCAGCCAGAACCAGCCGCAGAACAACATCGAGGGCGTCGTCGCGGGCCTCGAAGCGCGCGACCGGCCCGACGACGCCGCGGTCGCGGCAGCGGTACGCGCCCACAACCCGCACGCCGCCGTGGTCGGTCGTCGAGAGCGCTGA
- a CDS encoding TetR/AcrR family transcriptional regulator, with product MEDLMVDSGRTPRRGRPPVSDEQRGRQRLDISRHAVRLFAEQGVAATSGEQIARAAGVSERTLWRYFPTKESCVEPLLRKMLDAFRTVLHAWPSEAGLIEHLRTAYQPVLDSSSEDVEAVLAVIRMTHDEPALRAAYLVLRERAEETFTEVLAERMAMPPETFEVRVQAATMNAVLKVAADEFARETADRGITPEVLNDHREQLAHALGLVTRRLSGTDAD from the coding sequence ATGGAGGACCTCATGGTGGACAGCGGCCGTACACCCCGCCGGGGCCGGCCGCCGGTCAGCGACGAGCAACGCGGGCGGCAACGCCTCGACATCTCCCGCCACGCGGTCCGGCTGTTCGCCGAGCAGGGCGTGGCCGCCACCTCCGGCGAGCAGATCGCCCGGGCCGCCGGAGTCTCCGAGCGCACGCTGTGGCGCTACTTCCCGACCAAGGAGAGCTGCGTCGAGCCGCTGCTCAGGAAGATGCTCGACGCCTTCCGGACGGTCCTGCACGCCTGGCCGTCCGAAGCCGGCCTGATCGAACACCTGCGCACGGCCTACCAGCCCGTCCTCGACTCCTCGTCCGAGGACGTCGAGGCGGTTCTCGCCGTCATCCGCATGACCCATGACGAACCCGCGCTGCGCGCCGCCTACCTCGTGCTCCGGGAGCGCGCCGAAGAGACGTTCACCGAGGTCCTCGCCGAACGCATGGCCATGCCGCCCGAGACGTTCGAGGTGCGCGTGCAGGCCGCCACCATGAACGCCGTACTCAAGGTCGCCGCCGACGAATTCGCCCGTGAAACGGCCGACCGGGGCATCACCCCCGAGGTGCTGAACGATCACCGCGAACAACTCGCCCACGCACTCGGCCTCGTCACCAGGAGACTCTCGGGCACGGACGCCGACTGA
- a CDS encoding cytochrome P450, giving the protein MSVTAERQQLPFPRPNVLDLAPLYGVLRREAPVTPVTTPAGDPAWLVTRFEEVRDLLGDKRLGRSHPEPERASRLTSAAVMDGPTGNYDTEEADHTRMRRLLTPAFSAKRMRMLSDHVQHLADTCVDRLITEHAAAPDRVVDLQAGLAFPLPVAVICRLLGVPESDRERFASLSERMSDHAIGDEAHRARDEFNEYMTGLAETKRAQPGEDVISDLVRAQSTDTDYDYADMIQLCVGLLFAGHETTVNRIGLGTLFLLTRRDQWQALTADPDGRVNATVEEIMRLGAPGDLGLLRYAHTDVDVAGVTIRRGDAVILSVNSANRDSSVYTDAETFDPDRPERTHLGFGHGVHFCIGASLARVELRIVFATLARRLPGLRLARELDELEVRTTLTGGVTELPVTW; this is encoded by the coding sequence ATGAGCGTTACCGCCGAGCGACAGCAACTGCCCTTCCCGAGGCCGAACGTTCTCGACCTCGCGCCCCTGTACGGCGTACTGCGCCGCGAGGCGCCGGTCACGCCGGTCACCACACCGGCCGGTGATCCCGCCTGGCTGGTCACACGCTTCGAGGAGGTGCGCGACCTGCTCGGCGACAAGCGACTCGGCCGCTCCCACCCCGAGCCGGAACGGGCGTCACGCCTGACGTCCGCCGCGGTCATGGACGGCCCCACGGGCAACTACGACACCGAGGAGGCCGACCACACGCGGATGCGCCGGCTGCTGACCCCGGCGTTCTCGGCCAAGCGGATGCGGATGCTCTCCGACCACGTCCAGCACCTGGCCGACACGTGCGTCGACCGGCTGATCACCGAGCACGCCGCCGCCCCCGACCGGGTCGTCGACCTCCAGGCCGGGCTGGCGTTCCCGCTGCCGGTCGCCGTCATCTGCCGGCTGCTCGGGGTGCCCGAGAGCGACCGTGAGCGCTTCGCCTCGCTGTCGGAGCGCATGTCCGACCACGCCATCGGCGACGAAGCCCACCGGGCGCGGGACGAGTTCAACGAGTACATGACCGGTCTGGCCGAGACCAAGCGAGCGCAGCCGGGCGAGGACGTCATCTCCGACCTCGTCCGCGCGCAGAGCACCGACACGGACTACGACTACGCCGACATGATCCAGCTCTGCGTCGGGCTGCTGTTCGCCGGCCACGAGACCACGGTCAACCGCATCGGCCTGGGCACGCTCTTCCTGCTCACGCGTCGCGACCAGTGGCAGGCGCTGACCGCCGACCCCGACGGCCGGGTCAACGCCACCGTGGAGGAGATCATGCGCCTGGGCGCGCCCGGCGACCTCGGACTGCTGCGGTACGCGCACACCGACGTCGACGTCGCCGGTGTCACCATCCGGCGCGGCGACGCCGTGATCCTGTCGGTCAACTCCGCCAACCGCGACTCCTCCGTCTACACCGACGCCGAGACCTTCGACCCCGACCGTCCCGAACGCACCCACCTCGGCTTCGGCCACGGCGTGCACTTCTGCATCGGCGCGAGCCTGGCCCGGGTGGAGTTGCGCATCGTGTTCGCCACGCTGGCCCGCCGCCTGCCCGGTCTGCGGCTCGCCAGGGAGCTGGACGAGCTGGAGGTGCGCACCACCCTCACCGGTGGCGTCACGGAACTGCCCGTGACGTGGTGA